In Tachysurus fulvidraco isolate hzauxx_2018 chromosome 25, HZAU_PFXX_2.0, whole genome shotgun sequence, the following proteins share a genomic window:
- the tnikb gene encoding TRAF2 and NCK interacting kinase b isoform X7 gives MMASDSPARSLDEIDLSALRDPAGIFELVELVGNGTYGQVYKGRHVKTGQLAAIKVMDVTGDEEEEIKAEINMLKKYSHHRNIATYYGAFVKKNPPGVDDQLWLVMEFCGAGSVTDLIKNTKGNSLKEEWTAYICREILRGLTHLHQHKVIHRDIKGQNVLLTENAEVKLVDFGVSAQLDRTVGRRNTFIGTPYWMAPEVIACDENPDATYDFKSDLWSLGITAMEMAEGAPPLCDMHPMRALFLIPRNPAPRLKSKKWTKKFQSFIDSCLVKNHTQRPSTEQLLKHPFIRDLPNERQVRIQLKDHIDRTKKKRGERDETEYEYSGSEEEEEERDIGEPSSIINIPGESTLRRDFLRLQLANKERSEALRRQQLEQQQNDEHKRQLLAERQKRIEEQKEQRRRLEEQQRRERELRKQQEREQRRRYEEMEQIRREEERRHAEREQEYKRKQLEEQRQAERLQRQLQQERAYLVSLQQQQQQEPRPAEKKPLYHYKDSVNPSDKPAWAKEVEERSKLNRQSSPALQHKVANRISDPSLPPRSESFSSGGIQQARTPPMHRSVEPQMAHLVSVKSHGSSMTGSQSLHDQSSQSVSAFQESLSPHRPPMPRQNSDPTSETPMPPPRINSRDDKFDRSSWLRQEEEVPPKVPQRTTSISPALVRKNSPGNGPGGLGPRPGSHLIRASNPDLRVSVEPGLPRTSSGSSSSSSTPSSQGGSSERNRVGGSGKPESSPSMSQETKHKNQEESREVTRPSRPADLTALAKELRELRSNEETNRPPVKVTDYSSSSEESESSEEEEGDGGAHDGTVPVSDIPRIMPSAGQGGSEPFGALVGPEDSQDESYGNISKDSTLMMREMFGERKRSGHAESNGFPGNANLPDLVQQSHSPLATPSEGPGLHSSLLGQDMDSVAEYGSGSKASFTPFVDPRVYQTSPTEETSENSAAALSVDELLRHEQEQEQARLNEARKISVVNVNPTNIRPHSDTPEIRKYKKRFNSEILCAALWGVNLLVGTENGLMLLDRSGQGKVYNLINRRRFQQMDVLEGLNVLVTISGKKNKLRVYYLSWLRNRILHNDPEVEKKQGWTTVGDLEGCVHYKVVKYERIKFLVIALKNSVEIYAWAPKPYHKFMAFKSFTDLQHKPQLVDLTVEEGQRLKVIYGSSVGFHVIDVDSGNPYDIYIPSHIQGSVTPHAIVVLPKTDGMEMLLCYEDEGVYVNTYGRITKDVVLQWGEMPTSVAYIHSNQIMGWGEKAIEIRSVETGHLDGVFMHKRAQRLKFLSERNDKVFFASVRSGGSSQVFFMTLNRNSMMNW, from the exons GGCCGCCATGTCAAGACAGGCCAGCTTGCTGCAATCAAGGTCATGGATGTCACAGGG gatgaggaggaggaaatTAAAGCAGAGATCAACATGTTGAAGAAGTATTCTCACCATCGTAATATTGCCACATACTATGGAGCCTTCGTCAAGAAAAACCCACCTGGCGTTGATGACCAGCTGTGG ttggtgatggAGTTTTGTGGTGCCGGCTCAGTCACAGACCTGATAAAGAACACTAAAGGGAACTCTCTGAAGGAGGAGTGGACGGCGTACATCTGCAGAGAAATCCTCCGA GGTCTGACTCATCTACACCAGCACAAAGTCATCCACCGTGACATTAAAGGCCAGAACGTCCTGCTGACGGAGAACGCTGAGGTCAAACTGG TGGACTTTGGTGTGAGTGCACAGTTGGACCGCACCGTGGGCAGGAGGAACACATTTATCGGCACGCCGTACTGGATGGCACCAGAGGTCATTGCCTGTGATGAGAATCCAGATGCCACATACGATTTCAAG AGTGATTTGTGGTCTTTAGGAATTACTGCTATGGAGATGGCAGAAGGCGCTCCAC CTCTGTGTGATATGCACCCAATGAGAGCACTTTTCCTCATTCCCAGAAATCCAGCTCCTCGTCTAAAGTCTAAGAAATG GACAAAGAAGTTCCAGTCATTTATTGACAGCTGCCTGGTGAAGAACCACACGCAGAGGCCCAGCACCGAGCAGCTGCTTAAACATCCCTTCATCAGAGACCTGCCTAACGAGCGCCAGGTCCGCATCCAGCTCAAAGACCACATCGACCGCACCAAGAAGAAGAGGGGAGAGCGGG atGAGACGGAGTACGAGTACAGTggcagtgaggaggaggaggaggaacgaGACATCGGAGAACCCAG CTCCATCATTAACATCCCGGGCGAGTCCACTTTGAGGCGGGACTTCCTGCGCCTACAGCTGGCCAATAAGGAGCGCTCTGAGGCCCTGCGGCGACAACAGCTGGAACAGCAGCAGAACGACGAACACAAGCGCCAACTGCTGGCCGAGAGACAGAAGCGCATCGAGGAGCAGAAGGAACAGAGGAGGAGGCTGGAGGAG CAACAGCGTAGGGAGAGAGAGCTACGCAAACagcaggagagagagcagaggagaCGCTACGAGGAGATGGAGCAGATACggagagaggaggaaaggagACACGCTGAGAGGGAACag GAGTATAAGCGGAAGCAGCTGGAGGAGCAGAGGCAGGCGGAGAGGCTTCAGAGGCAGCTCCAGCAGGAGAGAGCGTACCTGGTTTCCctccaacagcagcagcagcaggagccTCGACCTGCCGAGAAGAAGCCGCTCTATCACTACAAGGACTCGGTCAACCCCAGCGACAAACCCGCCTGGGCAAAAGAG GTGGAGGAACGTTCCAAACTAAACCGTCAGAGTTCTCCAGCTCTGCAACACAAAGTGGCTAATCGTATCTCAGACCCGTCGCTGCCTCCTCGCTCCGAGTCCTTCAGCAGCGGAGGCATCCAGCAGGCTCGGACTCCGCCCATGCACCGCTCTGTCGAGCCCCAG ATGGCTCACCTAGTCTCAGTGAAATCTCACGGTTCCTCGATGACGGGCTCGCAGTCTCTGCATGATCAGTCTTCCCAGAGCGTCTCAGCATTCCAGGAGAGTCTGTCGCCCCACCGGCCCCCGATGCCCCGGCAGAATTCAGACCCCACCTCAGAGACGCCCATGCCTCCACCTCGCATCAACAGCCGCGATGACAAGTTCGACCGCAGCTCCTGGCtgagacaggaagaggaagttCCTCCAAAA GTTCCTCAGAGGACGACCTCTATATCTCCTGCATTGGTTAGAAAGAACTCACCTGGGAATGGACCTGGAGGCCTGGGGCCGAGGCCAGGCTCTCACCTCATCCGagccag taaCCCAGACCTACGGGTCTCCGTGGAGCCCGGACTCCCCAGGACGAGCAGCGGCAGCTCCTCCAGCTCCAGTACTCCAAGCTCTCAAGGGGGCTCCAGTGAGAGGAACCGAGTGGGAG GATCTGGGAAACCTGAGAGCTCTCCATCCATGTCCCAGGAGACCAAACACAAAAACCAGGAGGAGAGCAGAGAGGTGACGAGGCCCAGCCGACCTGCT GATCTCACTGCTCTGGCCAAAGAGCTCAGAGAGTTGCGCTCGAACGAGGAGACGAACAGGCCGCCCGTCAAAGTGACCGATTACTCGTCGTCCAGTGAGGAGTCAGAAAgcagtgaggaagaggagggagatggtggAGCTCATGATGGAACAGTGCCAGTCAGCGACATCCCTCGCATCAT GCCATCAGCTGGtcagggtgggagcgagccgTTCGGAGCGCTGGTGGGTCCCGAGGATTCCCAAGACGAGTCGTACGGAAACATCTCTAAAGACAGCACACTGATGATGAGAGAG ATGTTTGGGGAAAGAAAGCGCTCAGGTCATGCCGAGAGCAACGGTTTCCCTGGTAACGCCAATCTTCCTGATCTAGTGCAGCAAAGCCACTCCCCCTTGGCCACGCCCAGCGAAGGCCCAGGGCTCCACTCCAGTCTGCTTGGGCAGGACATGGACTCTGTGGCTGAA TACGGGAGCGGCTCGAAAGCCTCCTTTACCCCGTTCGTGGATCCGCGAGTGTACCAGACGTCACCCACTGAAGAGACCAGTGAGAACTCAGCAGCAG CTCTCTCCGTCGACGAGCTGCTGAGGCACGAGCAGGAACAGGAGCAGGCTCGGCTCAACGAGGCTCGGAAGATCTCCGTCGTCAACGTCAATCCCACCAACATCCGGCCGCACAGCGACACGCCCGAGATCCGCAAATACAAGAAACGCTTCAACTCTGAGATCCTGTGTGCTGCTCTGTGGG GTGTGAATCTGTTGGTTGGGACTGAGAATGGCCTGATGTTGTTGGACCGCAGCGGTCAGGGGAAAGTCTACAACCTCATCAACCGCCGCCGCTTTCAGCAGATGGACGTGTTGGAGGGTCTCAACGTCCTAGTCACCATCTCTG GCAAAAAGAACAAGTTGAGGGTTTACTACCTGTCATGGCTCAGGAACCGGATCCTCCACAATGACCCTGAGGTGGAGAAGAAGCAGGGCTGGACCACAGTGGGAGATCTGGAAGGCTGCGTTCATTACAAAGTCG TAAAATACGAGCGGATCAAGTTCCTGGTGATTGCCTTGAAGAACTCGGTAGAGATTTACGCATGGGCTCCGAAGCCGTATCACAAATTTATGGCTTTTAAG tCCTTCACAGATCTGCAGCACAAACCTCAGCTGGTGGATCTGACCGTAGAGGAAGGTCAGAGGTTAAAGGTCATCTATGGCTCCAGCGTCGGATTTCACGTCATCGATGTCGACTCGGGAAACCCGTACGATATCTACATCCCATCGCAC ATTCAGGGCAGTGTCACCCCTCACGCCATTGTGGTACTCCCCAAGACCGACGGGATGGAGATGCTTCTGTGTTATGAAGATGAGGGAGTCTATGTGAACACATACGGCAGAATCACTAAAGACGTGGTGCTACAGTGGGGAGAGATGCCCACCTCTGTTG CCTACATCCACTCCAACCAGATCATGGGATGGGGAGAGAAAGCCATTGAGATCCGTTCCGTGGAGACGGGACACCTCGACGGAGTTTTCATGCACAAGCGAGCTCAGCGACTGAAGTTTCTGTCTGAGAGAAACGACAAG GTCTTCTTTGCCTCCGTCCGATCAGGAGGCAGTAGCCAAGTTTTCTTCATGACCTTGAACAGAAATTCCATGATGAACTGGTAA
- the tnikb gene encoding TRAF2 and NCK interacting kinase b isoform X4, giving the protein MMASDSPARSLDEIDLSALRDPAGIFELVELVGNGTYGQVYKGRHVKTGQLAAIKVMDVTGDEEEEIKAEINMLKKYSHHRNIATYYGAFVKKNPPGVDDQLWLVMEFCGAGSVTDLIKNTKGNSLKEEWTAYICREILRGLTHLHQHKVIHRDIKGQNVLLTENAEVKLVDFGVSAQLDRTVGRRNTFIGTPYWMAPEVIACDENPDATYDFKSDLWSLGITAMEMAEGAPPLCDMHPMRALFLIPRNPAPRLKSKKWTKKFQSFIDSCLVKNHTQRPSTEQLLKHPFIRDLPNERQVRIQLKDHIDRTKKKRGERDETEYEYSGSEEEEEERDIGEPSSIINIPGESTLRRDFLRLQLANKERSEALRRQQLEQQQNDEHKRQLLAERQKRIEEQKEQRRRLEEQQRRERELRKQQEREQRRRYEEMEQIRREEERRHAEREQEYIRRQLEEEQRQLEILQQQLLQEQALLLEYKRKQLEEQRQAERLQRQLQQERAYLVSLQQQQQQEPRPAEKKPLYHYKDSVNPSDKPAWAKEVMKRAQSNSPRLPTKNQYHEEARLSHLLLPDHASSHVPSRPPSYPAATPSHTQRERAEIQLRQLGINANVPRIRVSCEPDLDQISQLLPGSGQEKRGRSPGRSGAWDSEVERQVEERSKLNRQSSPALQHKVANRISDPSLPPRSESFSSGGIQQARTPPMHRSVEPQMAHLVSVKSHGSSMTGSQSLHDQSSQSVSAFQESLSPHRPPMPRQNSDPTSETPMPPPRINSRDDKFDRSSWLRQEEEVPPKVPQRTTSISPALVRKNSPGNGPGGLGPRPGSHLIRASNPDLRVSVEPGLPRTSSGSSSSSSTPSSQGGSSERNRVGGSGKPESSPSMSQETKHKNQEESREVTRPSRPADLTALAKELRELRSNEETNRPPVKVTDYSSSSEESESSEEEEGDGGAHDGTVPVSDIPRIMPSAGQGGSEPFGALVGPEDSQDESYGNISKDSTLMMREYGSGSKASFTPFVDPRVYQTSPTEETSENSAAALSVDELLRHEQEQEQARLNEARKISVVNVNPTNIRPHSDTPEIRKYKKRFNSEILCAALWGVNLLVGTENGLMLLDRSGQGKVYNLINRRRFQQMDVLEGLNVLVTISGKKNKLRVYYLSWLRNRILHNDPEVEKKQGWTTVGDLEGCVHYKVVKYERIKFLVIALKNSVEIYAWAPKPYHKFMAFKSFTDLQHKPQLVDLTVEEGQRLKVIYGSSVGFHVIDVDSGNPYDIYIPSHIQGSVTPHAIVVLPKTDGMEMLLCYEDEGVYVNTYGRITKDVVLQWGEMPTSVAYIHSNQIMGWGEKAIEIRSVETGHLDGVFMHKRAQRLKFLSERNDKVFFASVRSGGSSQVFFMTLNRNSMMNW; this is encoded by the exons GGCCGCCATGTCAAGACAGGCCAGCTTGCTGCAATCAAGGTCATGGATGTCACAGGG gatgaggaggaggaaatTAAAGCAGAGATCAACATGTTGAAGAAGTATTCTCACCATCGTAATATTGCCACATACTATGGAGCCTTCGTCAAGAAAAACCCACCTGGCGTTGATGACCAGCTGTGG ttggtgatggAGTTTTGTGGTGCCGGCTCAGTCACAGACCTGATAAAGAACACTAAAGGGAACTCTCTGAAGGAGGAGTGGACGGCGTACATCTGCAGAGAAATCCTCCGA GGTCTGACTCATCTACACCAGCACAAAGTCATCCACCGTGACATTAAAGGCCAGAACGTCCTGCTGACGGAGAACGCTGAGGTCAAACTGG TGGACTTTGGTGTGAGTGCACAGTTGGACCGCACCGTGGGCAGGAGGAACACATTTATCGGCACGCCGTACTGGATGGCACCAGAGGTCATTGCCTGTGATGAGAATCCAGATGCCACATACGATTTCAAG AGTGATTTGTGGTCTTTAGGAATTACTGCTATGGAGATGGCAGAAGGCGCTCCAC CTCTGTGTGATATGCACCCAATGAGAGCACTTTTCCTCATTCCCAGAAATCCAGCTCCTCGTCTAAAGTCTAAGAAATG GACAAAGAAGTTCCAGTCATTTATTGACAGCTGCCTGGTGAAGAACCACACGCAGAGGCCCAGCACCGAGCAGCTGCTTAAACATCCCTTCATCAGAGACCTGCCTAACGAGCGCCAGGTCCGCATCCAGCTCAAAGACCACATCGACCGCACCAAGAAGAAGAGGGGAGAGCGGG atGAGACGGAGTACGAGTACAGTggcagtgaggaggaggaggaggaacgaGACATCGGAGAACCCAG CTCCATCATTAACATCCCGGGCGAGTCCACTTTGAGGCGGGACTTCCTGCGCCTACAGCTGGCCAATAAGGAGCGCTCTGAGGCCCTGCGGCGACAACAGCTGGAACAGCAGCAGAACGACGAACACAAGCGCCAACTGCTGGCCGAGAGACAGAAGCGCATCGAGGAGCAGAAGGAACAGAGGAGGAGGCTGGAGGAG CAACAGCGTAGGGAGAGAGAGCTACGCAAACagcaggagagagagcagaggagaCGCTACGAGGAGATGGAGCAGATACggagagaggaggaaaggagACACGCTGAGAGGGAACag GAGTATATCCGCCGTCAGCTGGAGGAAGAACAGAGGCAGTTGGAGATtttacagcagcagcttctACAGGAACAGGCTCTTCTTCTG GAGTATAAGCGGAAGCAGCTGGAGGAGCAGAGGCAGGCGGAGAGGCTTCAGAGGCAGCTCCAGCAGGAGAGAGCGTACCTGGTTTCCctccaacagcagcagcagcaggagccTCGACCTGCCGAGAAGAAGCCGCTCTATCACTACAAGGACTCGGTCAACCCCAGCGACAAACCCGCCTGGGCAAAAGAG GTCATGAAACGAGCCCAAAGTAACTCCCCTCGTCTACCTACAAAGAACCAGTACCATGAGGAGGCGCGGCTTTCGCACCTCCTCCTTCCTGACCACGCCTCCAGCCACGTCCCCTCTCGCCCCCCGTCCTACCCAGCCGccaccccctcacacacccaGAGAGAGCGGGCCGAGATCCAGCTCAGGCAGCTGGGCATCAACGCCAACGTCCCCAGAATCCGGGTGTCCTGTGAGCCGGATCTGGATCAGATCAGCCAGCTGCTCCCAGGGTCGGGCCAGGAGAAACGTGGGCGGAGCCCCGGACGATCCGGAGCATGGGACAGTGAGGTAGAGAGACAG GTGGAGGAACGTTCCAAACTAAACCGTCAGAGTTCTCCAGCTCTGCAACACAAAGTGGCTAATCGTATCTCAGACCCGTCGCTGCCTCCTCGCTCCGAGTCCTTCAGCAGCGGAGGCATCCAGCAGGCTCGGACTCCGCCCATGCACCGCTCTGTCGAGCCCCAG ATGGCTCACCTAGTCTCAGTGAAATCTCACGGTTCCTCGATGACGGGCTCGCAGTCTCTGCATGATCAGTCTTCCCAGAGCGTCTCAGCATTCCAGGAGAGTCTGTCGCCCCACCGGCCCCCGATGCCCCGGCAGAATTCAGACCCCACCTCAGAGACGCCCATGCCTCCACCTCGCATCAACAGCCGCGATGACAAGTTCGACCGCAGCTCCTGGCtgagacaggaagaggaagttCCTCCAAAA GTTCCTCAGAGGACGACCTCTATATCTCCTGCATTGGTTAGAAAGAACTCACCTGGGAATGGACCTGGAGGCCTGGGGCCGAGGCCAGGCTCTCACCTCATCCGagccag taaCCCAGACCTACGGGTCTCCGTGGAGCCCGGACTCCCCAGGACGAGCAGCGGCAGCTCCTCCAGCTCCAGTACTCCAAGCTCTCAAGGGGGCTCCAGTGAGAGGAACCGAGTGGGAG GATCTGGGAAACCTGAGAGCTCTCCATCCATGTCCCAGGAGACCAAACACAAAAACCAGGAGGAGAGCAGAGAGGTGACGAGGCCCAGCCGACCTGCT GATCTCACTGCTCTGGCCAAAGAGCTCAGAGAGTTGCGCTCGAACGAGGAGACGAACAGGCCGCCCGTCAAAGTGACCGATTACTCGTCGTCCAGTGAGGAGTCAGAAAgcagtgaggaagaggagggagatggtggAGCTCATGATGGAACAGTGCCAGTCAGCGACATCCCTCGCATCAT GCCATCAGCTGGtcagggtgggagcgagccgTTCGGAGCGCTGGTGGGTCCCGAGGATTCCCAAGACGAGTCGTACGGAAACATCTCTAAAGACAGCACACTGATGATGAGAGAG TACGGGAGCGGCTCGAAAGCCTCCTTTACCCCGTTCGTGGATCCGCGAGTGTACCAGACGTCACCCACTGAAGAGACCAGTGAGAACTCAGCAGCAG CTCTCTCCGTCGACGAGCTGCTGAGGCACGAGCAGGAACAGGAGCAGGCTCGGCTCAACGAGGCTCGGAAGATCTCCGTCGTCAACGTCAATCCCACCAACATCCGGCCGCACAGCGACACGCCCGAGATCCGCAAATACAAGAAACGCTTCAACTCTGAGATCCTGTGTGCTGCTCTGTGGG GTGTGAATCTGTTGGTTGGGACTGAGAATGGCCTGATGTTGTTGGACCGCAGCGGTCAGGGGAAAGTCTACAACCTCATCAACCGCCGCCGCTTTCAGCAGATGGACGTGTTGGAGGGTCTCAACGTCCTAGTCACCATCTCTG GCAAAAAGAACAAGTTGAGGGTTTACTACCTGTCATGGCTCAGGAACCGGATCCTCCACAATGACCCTGAGGTGGAGAAGAAGCAGGGCTGGACCACAGTGGGAGATCTGGAAGGCTGCGTTCATTACAAAGTCG TAAAATACGAGCGGATCAAGTTCCTGGTGATTGCCTTGAAGAACTCGGTAGAGATTTACGCATGGGCTCCGAAGCCGTATCACAAATTTATGGCTTTTAAG tCCTTCACAGATCTGCAGCACAAACCTCAGCTGGTGGATCTGACCGTAGAGGAAGGTCAGAGGTTAAAGGTCATCTATGGCTCCAGCGTCGGATTTCACGTCATCGATGTCGACTCGGGAAACCCGTACGATATCTACATCCCATCGCAC ATTCAGGGCAGTGTCACCCCTCACGCCATTGTGGTACTCCCCAAGACCGACGGGATGGAGATGCTTCTGTGTTATGAAGATGAGGGAGTCTATGTGAACACATACGGCAGAATCACTAAAGACGTGGTGCTACAGTGGGGAGAGATGCCCACCTCTGTTG CCTACATCCACTCCAACCAGATCATGGGATGGGGAGAGAAAGCCATTGAGATCCGTTCCGTGGAGACGGGACACCTCGACGGAGTTTTCATGCACAAGCGAGCTCAGCGACTGAAGTTTCTGTCTGAGAGAAACGACAAG GTCTTCTTTGCCTCCGTCCGATCAGGAGGCAGTAGCCAAGTTTTCTTCATGACCTTGAACAGAAATTCCATGATGAACTGGTAA